A window of the Bradyrhizobium diazoefficiens genome harbors these coding sequences:
- the addA gene encoding double-strand break repair helicase AddA, translated as MVKAPRPIPDEVRARQARASDPAASAFVSANAGSGKTHVLVQRVIRLLLSGVPPEKILCITFTKAAAANMAERVFTTLGHWVTLDDAALDGAIKAVGIPHPDRKLRREARKLFACALETPGGLKVQTIHALCTRLLQQFPFEANVPARFSVIDERDQTDMMERANLKVLLEAARDPETVTGRALLTAMASAADVTFKEVVREACLSRDHFMAWTDDAGNAGAAAEQLAAVLGVDANDRIEDVETEILDGPFLPRSRWDDIAYALDDGSKSDNDQASRLREAKAFSGAAQVDAYLGVFLTDEKLPRKAVLTKKFGEHNPSVARLFENEASRLGELIEKRRAVTMRDRTAALLHIATAAAANYRREKQERGLLDYDDLIDKTLAMLNRISSGWVHYKLDRGVDHVLIDEAQDTSPRQWDIVAHIISEFTAGEGAREGLNRTVFAVGDEKQSIFSFQGAAPHEFDARRRELYRKFTAAGLKFDPVAFTYSFRSGAAILHSVDHVFREPAIYKSIHSVEIGHPLHNALADAGPSVIELWDLAEADDRQEIEGWRAPFDGVAVTSPEVKLARRIQAEIKRLVESGTLTGHEGERRPLRYGDMLILVRRRGNAFDAVIQALKHANVPVAGADRLKLTEHIAIIDLMNLADALLLPQDDLALAVALKSPLFGLDDDDLFALAHDRKGSLRRALGEHAAGSEKFATVLRRLEACETRAREETPFAFYAWLLGGDGGRARILRRLGHEANDALDEFLELALNCERKAPASLQGFMAWLRSADTEVKRDMEITRDEVRVMTVHGAKGLEASVVFMVDTTSSPADSQRVRLIHVPRGNGGEVVVWAGRKADDPKPVADARKAMLEETEDEYRRLLYVAMTRAADRLVVGGCLPGNMRTVRKLSWYDLIDTGLTGSGLDKQTIETPLGKVTRFARPEDVTALGTPATSVDQTIALPDWLRTPAPRETIDDDLVRPSGQSAEEGRTVRSGESVQSRALALQRGTLVHRLLQSLPDIATERRREAALGFMTRNAGDWAEADRGTLVDKVLALIAEPRFAPVFAEGSRAEVAIVGKLDRPGRPPALVSGQIDRLVVRPDEVLIVDFKTNQTAPKSAAEAPAAYVRQLALYRAVLARLYPQKPVRAVLLWTDTLEYMEISAPALDAALASLHVGVSVLDPARGRS; from the coding sequence ATGGTGAAAGCTCCCCGCCCCATCCCGGATGAAGTGCGCGCGCGACAGGCCCGTGCGTCCGATCCGGCCGCGTCGGCATTCGTGTCGGCGAATGCCGGCTCGGGCAAGACCCATGTGCTGGTGCAGCGGGTGATCCGCCTGCTGCTATCGGGCGTGCCGCCGGAAAAGATCCTTTGCATCACCTTTACCAAGGCGGCCGCGGCCAACATGGCCGAGCGCGTGTTCACCACGCTTGGACATTGGGTGACGCTGGATGATGCGGCGCTCGACGGAGCGATCAAGGCAGTCGGCATCCCCCATCCCGACCGAAAATTGCGCCGCGAAGCGCGAAAGCTGTTTGCCTGCGCGCTGGAGACGCCGGGCGGGCTGAAAGTGCAGACCATCCACGCGCTCTGTACCCGCCTGCTCCAGCAGTTCCCGTTCGAGGCCAACGTGCCTGCGCGCTTTTCCGTGATCGACGAGCGCGACCAGACCGACATGATGGAGCGCGCCAATCTGAAGGTGTTGCTGGAGGCCGCGCGTGATCCGGAGACCGTCACCGGCCGCGCGCTGCTGACCGCGATGGCGAGTGCCGCCGACGTCACCTTCAAGGAGGTCGTGCGCGAAGCTTGCCTGAGCCGCGACCATTTCATGGCCTGGACTGACGATGCCGGCAACGCCGGGGCGGCGGCCGAGCAGTTGGCGGCCGTGCTGGGCGTGGATGCAAACGACCGCATCGAGGACGTCGAGACGGAGATTCTCGATGGCCCATTCCTACCGCGGTCGCGCTGGGACGACATCGCCTACGCGCTGGACGACGGCAGCAAGTCCGACAACGACCAGGCCAGCCGGCTCCGCGAGGCAAAGGCGTTTTCCGGCGCCGCACAGGTCGATGCCTATCTCGGCGTCTTCCTCACCGATGAAAAGCTGCCGCGCAAGGCCGTGCTGACCAAGAAGTTTGGCGAGCACAATCCGTCCGTCGCGCGCCTGTTCGAGAACGAAGCGTCTCGCCTCGGCGAATTGATCGAGAAGCGCCGCGCGGTCACCATGCGCGATCGCACGGCCGCCCTGTTGCATATCGCCACGGCCGCCGCCGCAAATTACCGCCGCGAAAAACAGGAACGCGGCCTGCTCGACTACGACGATCTCATCGACAAGACGCTGGCGATGCTCAACCGCATCTCCTCTGGATGGGTGCATTACAAGCTCGACCGCGGCGTCGATCACGTGCTGATCGACGAAGCGCAGGACACCAGCCCGCGGCAATGGGACATCGTCGCGCACATCATCTCGGAATTCACGGCCGGCGAAGGCGCGCGCGAGGGGCTGAACCGCACGGTTTTTGCGGTCGGCGACGAGAAGCAGTCGATCTTCTCGTTCCAGGGCGCAGCACCCCACGAATTCGACGCGCGCCGGCGCGAGCTGTACCGCAAATTCACCGCAGCCGGGCTGAAATTTGACCCCGTCGCCTTCACCTATTCATTCCGCTCGGGAGCGGCGATCCTGCACTCGGTCGACCACGTCTTCCGCGAGCCCGCGATCTACAAGAGCATCCATTCGGTCGAGATCGGCCATCCCCTGCACAACGCGCTCGCCGATGCGGGCCCCAGCGTGATCGAGCTGTGGGATCTTGCCGAAGCCGATGACCGGCAGGAGATCGAGGGCTGGCGCGCGCCGTTCGACGGCGTCGCTGTCACCAGCCCCGAGGTGAAGCTTGCCCGCCGCATCCAGGCCGAGATCAAGCGGCTGGTCGAGAGCGGCACGCTGACAGGCCACGAAGGCGAGCGGCGGCCACTGCGTTACGGCGACATGCTGATCCTGGTGCGCCGGCGCGGCAATGCGTTCGACGCCGTGATCCAGGCGCTGAAGCACGCCAACGTTCCGGTCGCCGGCGCCGACCGGCTGAAGCTGACCGAGCACATTGCGATCATCGATCTGATGAACCTTGCGGACGCGCTGCTGCTGCCGCAGGACGATCTCGCGCTTGCGGTCGCGTTGAAGAGTCCGTTGTTCGGTCTCGATGACGACGATCTCTTCGCGCTTGCCCACGACCGCAAGGGATCGCTGCGCCGTGCGCTCGGCGAGCATGCAGCTGGAAGCGAGAAGTTCGCGACCGTGCTGCGGCGCCTCGAGGCCTGCGAGACGCGCGCCCGCGAGGAGACACCATTTGCCTTCTATGCCTGGCTGCTCGGCGGTGACGGCGGCCGCGCGCGTATCTTGCGCCGGCTCGGCCATGAGGCCAATGACGCGCTCGACGAATTTTTGGAGCTGGCGCTGAACTGCGAGCGCAAGGCGCCGGCCTCGCTGCAGGGCTTCATGGCCTGGCTGCGCTCGGCTGACACCGAGGTAAAGCGCGACATGGAAATCACCCGCGACGAGGTGCGGGTGATGACCGTGCATGGCGCCAAGGGTCTCGAAGCTTCGGTCGTGTTCATGGTCGACACCACATCGTCGCCTGCGGACTCGCAGCGGGTCCGGCTGATCCACGTGCCGCGCGGCAATGGCGGCGAGGTCGTGGTCTGGGCCGGGCGCAAGGCGGACGATCCCAAGCCGGTCGCCGACGCACGCAAGGCAATGCTCGAGGAGACCGAGGACGAATATCGTCGCCTGCTCTATGTCGCGATGACGCGCGCGGCCGATCGGCTGGTCGTCGGCGGCTGCCTGCCCGGCAACATGAGAACCGTCCGCAAGCTGAGCTGGTACGATCTCATCGACACCGGGCTGACCGGCTCCGGCCTGGACAAGCAGACGATAGAAACGCCGCTCGGCAAGGTAACGCGATTCGCCCGCCCCGAGGATGTCACGGCGCTGGGCACGCCGGCGACAAGCGTGGACCAGACGATCGCGCTGCCGGACTGGCTGCGGACGCCAGCGCCGCGCGAGACCATCGACGACGATCTGGTGCGCCCGTCCGGCCAGTCCGCCGAGGAAGGCCGCACGGTGCGATCAGGCGAATCAGTCCAGTCACGCGCCCTGGCGCTCCAGCGCGGCACGCTGGTGCACCGGTTGCTTCAGTCGCTGCCCGACATCGCCACCGAGCGCCGGCGTGAGGCCGCGCTTGGCTTCATGACCCGCAATGCCGGCGACTGGGCTGAGGCCGATCGCGGCACGCTGGTCGACAAGGTGCTCGCGTTGATCGCCGAACCGCGCTTTGCCCCGGTGTTTGCCGAGGGCAGCCGGGCGGAGGTCGCCATCGTCGGGAAACTCGACCGGCCGGGCCGCCCGCCGGCGCTGGTGTCGGGGCAGATCGACCGGCTGGTCGTCCGTCCGGACGAGGTGCTGATCGTCGATTTCAAGACCAACCAGACCGCCCCCAAAAGTGCCGCGGAGGCCCCCGCCGCCTATGTCCGGCAGCTTGCGCTGTACCGGGCAGTGCTGGCCCGGCTTTATCCCCAAAAGCCTGTCAGAGCCGTTTTGCTCTGGACCGACACCCTTGAATATATGGAGATTTCGGCCCCCGCGCTGGACGCGGCGCTGGCATCCCTTCATGTCGGCGTGAGCGTCCTTGACCCGGCAAGGGGCCGTTCATAG
- the trxA gene encoding thioredoxin — MAVGKVSDTDFEAEVLKANGPVVVDFWAEWCGPCRMIAPALDEIAGAMGDKVKIVKLNVDESPKTASKYGVMSIPTLMIFKGGEMASRQVGAAPKAKLQQWITSAV; from the coding sequence ATGGCCGTTGGCAAGGTTTCCGACACCGATTTCGAAGCCGAAGTGCTCAAGGCGAACGGCCCCGTCGTCGTCGATTTCTGGGCCGAATGGTGCGGCCCCTGCCGCATGATCGCACCCGCGCTGGACGAGATCGCCGGCGCGATGGGCGACAAGGTCAAGATCGTGAAGCTCAACGTCGACGAGAGCCCGAAGACCGCGTCGAAGTACGGCGTGATGTCGATCCCGACCCTGATGATCTTCAAGGGCGGCGAGATGGCTTCCCGCCAGGTCGGCGCGGCACCGAAGGCGAAGCTCCAGCAGTGGATCACCTCCGCGGTCTAA
- a CDS encoding MarR family winged helix-turn-helix transcriptional regulator, with the protein MKHPPLPTRLSGPAESPGFLLWKISNAWQRRLRVALQPYELTHSQFVLLATATWFGAEETLTQARLSQLSGIDPMTTSQVLRALEAALLIQRVDHPQDPRAKAITVTKAGRDLARKAVVAVEDADAAFFKPVASDTKRLVAMFQRLVEGNEADQK; encoded by the coding sequence ATGAAGCACCCGCCGCTCCCGACCCGTCTATCCGGTCCTGCCGAAAGCCCGGGCTTCCTGCTCTGGAAAATATCGAACGCCTGGCAGCGTCGCTTGCGCGTCGCACTCCAGCCTTACGAGCTGACGCATTCCCAGTTCGTGTTGCTGGCGACTGCGACCTGGTTCGGCGCTGAGGAAACGCTTACGCAGGCGCGGCTCTCGCAGCTCTCGGGTATCGATCCAATGACAACGTCGCAGGTGCTGCGCGCGCTGGAAGCGGCGCTCTTGATCCAGCGGGTCGATCATCCCCAGGACCCGCGCGCCAAGGCCATCACGGTCACAAAGGCCGGGCGCGATCTCGCCCGCAAGGCGGTGGTCGCGGTCGAGGATGCCGATGCCGCGTTCTTCAAGCCGGTGGCATCCGACACCAAACGGCTGGTCGCGATGTTCCAGAGGCTCGTCGAGGGCAATGAGGCCGACCAAAAATAA
- a CDS encoding SRPBCC family protein: protein MSDENTWRGEYAIETTATAATIWSIFRDVAAWKNWNAGIEQIDIDGPFATGTWFTMKPPGEEALRSQLVDVRENVCFIDETRVGDLAIKVAHRIEPLGPARTRIVYAVDADGPQASEIGPAVSADFPEVLASLAKLAEAMR, encoded by the coding sequence ATGAGCGACGAAAATACCTGGCGCGGCGAATACGCCATCGAGACGACGGCCACCGCAGCGACGATCTGGAGCATCTTTCGCGATGTCGCCGCGTGGAAGAACTGGAACGCGGGCATCGAGCAGATCGACATTGACGGGCCGTTCGCGACCGGCACCTGGTTCACCATGAAGCCGCCCGGCGAGGAGGCGCTGCGCTCGCAACTGGTCGATGTTCGCGAGAACGTCTGCTTCATCGACGAAACGCGGGTCGGCGATCTCGCCATCAAGGTCGCCCATCGCATCGAGCCGCTTGGACCGGCGCGCACGCGGATCGTTTACGCCGTCGACGCCGATGGGCCGCAGGCCTCCGAGATCGGCCCAGCTGTTTCCGCCGATTTTCCCGAGGTGCTGGCGAGCCTCGCCAAGCTTGCGGAAGCGATGCGATGA
- a CDS encoding ATP-dependent DNA ligase — MEARSVDTIPRGNEWQYEPKWDGFRCLLSRDGSSIDLRSKSGEDLARYFPEIVAAALKLKADRFTLDGEIVVPQGKGFSFDALLQRIHPAASRVQRLSRETPALYLTFDLLATAREKQLVKKPLSERRPALEVFAKANLKSGGTFRLSPATPSYATAEKWLAQSGGGSDGIIAKRVDLPYQAGNRDGMQKVKKFRSADCVIGGFRYATNKISERNVVGSLLLGLYDGEGLLHHVGFTSAIKAAEKSALTDRLEALIGEPGFTGNAPGGPSRWSTERSATWCPLKPKLVVEVCYDHFSGERFRHGTSILRWRPDKAPRRCTFEQLKQKVADPMKLLKQA, encoded by the coding sequence ATGGAGGCGCGCTCCGTCGACACCATCCCGCGCGGCAACGAGTGGCAGTACGAACCGAAATGGGATGGTTTTCGCTGCCTGCTGTCGCGCGACGGCAGCAGCATTGATCTCCGCTCGAAATCCGGCGAGGACCTTGCGCGCTATTTCCCTGAAATCGTTGCCGCTGCGCTCAAGCTGAAGGCGGATCGCTTCACGCTCGACGGCGAGATCGTCGTGCCGCAGGGTAAGGGCTTTTCCTTCGACGCACTGCTGCAGCGGATCCATCCGGCTGCAAGCCGCGTGCAGAGGTTGTCCCGGGAAACGCCGGCGCTCTATCTCACTTTCGATCTGCTCGCCACGGCCAGGGAGAAGCAGCTTGTCAAGAAGCCGCTCAGCGAACGACGGCCGGCGCTGGAGGTTTTTGCAAAAGCCAATCTGAAGAGCGGCGGCACCTTCCGTCTCTCACCAGCGACGCCGAGCTACGCCACCGCCGAAAAATGGCTGGCGCAATCCGGCGGCGGCTCGGACGGCATCATCGCCAAGCGCGTCGACCTGCCCTATCAGGCCGGAAACCGCGACGGCATGCAGAAGGTCAAGAAGTTCCGCAGCGCCGATTGCGTCATCGGTGGCTTCCGCTATGCGACCAACAAGATCTCGGAGCGGAACGTCGTCGGCTCGTTGCTCCTCGGGCTCTATGACGGCGAGGGCCTGCTGCACCATGTCGGCTTCACCTCGGCGATCAAAGCCGCAGAAAAGTCCGCTCTGACTGACAGGCTGGAGGCATTGATCGGCGAGCCCGGCTTCACCGGTAATGCGCCGGGCGGACCGAGCCGCTGGTCCACCGAGCGCTCGGCGACATGGTGTCCGCTCAAGCCGAAGCTCGTGGTCGAAGTCTGCTACGACCACTTCAGCGGCGAGCGCTTCCGCCACGGCACCTCGATCCTGCGCTGGCGTCCCGACAAGGCGCCGCGGCGGTGCACGTTCGAGCAGTTGAAGCAGAAGGTGGCGGACCCCATGAAGCTGCTGAAACAGGCGTAG
- a CDS encoding bifunctional folylpolyglutamate synthase/dihydrofolate synthase, translating to MNASSDSAKPSLDALIGRLSALHQKRIDLGLERMHRLLERLDHPERKLPPVIHVAGTNGKGSTVAYLRATLEAAGLRVHAYTSPYLVRINECFRLGRVGRGVLVSDDELRAALEEVERVNAGEPATVFELKTAAAFHLFAQNPADAVLLEVGLGGRLDSTNVVDTPAACVITPVSMDHMEFLGETLASIAGEKAAIIKRGVPVVCAEQAPEAMAAIEAQARRIHAPLFAANESWHVNVEHGRLVYSDERGLMDLTAPRLFGRHQFDNAGLAIATLRAIQTFKINQAAFEAGILSAEWPARMQRLTSGELLSWGPQGSEIWLDGGHNAEGGRVAAAALGDLEERVSRPLVVIAGMMANKDAQAFLANFAGLTRHIIAVPIPDTENAMPVDRLADAVRSLGMRVEIAPGIEAALRALSRLAYDVPPRILITGSLYLAGHVLGLNGTPPA from the coding sequence GTGAACGCGTCCTCTGATAGCGCAAAGCCGTCGCTCGATGCATTGATCGGGCGGCTGTCGGCCCTGCATCAGAAACGTATCGATCTCGGGCTCGAGCGGATGCACCGTCTGCTCGAACGGCTCGATCATCCCGAGCGCAAGCTGCCGCCGGTGATCCACGTCGCCGGCACCAACGGCAAGGGCTCGACGGTTGCCTATCTGCGCGCGACGCTGGAGGCGGCCGGCCTGCGCGTCCACGCCTACACGTCGCCCTATCTCGTCCGCATCAACGAATGTTTCCGGCTCGGCCGCGTCGGCCGTGGCGTACTTGTCAGCGACGACGAGCTGCGCGCCGCGCTGGAAGAGGTCGAGCGCGTCAATGCCGGCGAGCCTGCGACTGTGTTCGAGCTCAAGACCGCGGCCGCCTTCCATCTGTTCGCGCAAAATCCAGCCGATGCGGTGCTGCTCGAAGTCGGCCTCGGCGGCCGGCTCGATTCGACCAATGTGGTCGATACCCCGGCGGCCTGCGTGATCACCCCTGTCAGCATGGACCACATGGAGTTTCTCGGCGAGACCCTGGCCTCGATCGCCGGCGAGAAGGCCGCGATCATCAAGCGCGGCGTGCCCGTGGTGTGCGCCGAGCAGGCGCCCGAGGCGATGGCGGCAATCGAGGCGCAGGCCAGGCGCATACACGCGCCGCTGTTTGCCGCGAACGAAAGCTGGCACGTCAATGTCGAGCATGGGCGGCTGGTCTATTCCGACGAGCGCGGCCTGATGGATTTGACGGCGCCGCGCCTGTTCGGTCGCCATCAGTTCGACAATGCCGGCCTCGCCATCGCGACGCTGCGCGCGATCCAGACTTTCAAGATCAACCAGGCGGCCTTCGAGGCCGGCATCCTCAGTGCCGAATGGCCGGCGCGGATGCAGCGCCTCACCTCGGGCGAGCTGCTTTCCTGGGGCCCGCAGGGGTCGGAGATCTGGCTCGACGGCGGGCATAATGCCGAAGGCGGCCGCGTCGCAGCCGCCGCGCTAGGCGACCTCGAAGAGCGGGTGTCGCGGCCGCTGGTCGTCATTGCCGGCATGATGGCCAACAAGGACGCGCAGGCATTTCTGGCCAATTTCGCCGGCCTCACTCGCCACATCATCGCGGTGCCGATTCCCGATACCGAGAACGCGATGCCGGTGGATCGTCTTGCGGACGCCGTGCGCAGCCTCGGCATGCGCGTCGAAATCGCCCCCGGCATCGAGGCCGCGCTGCGCGCTTTGTCGCGGCTCGCCTACGACGTGCCGCCGCGCATCCTCATCACCGGCTCGCTCTATCTCGCCGGCCACGTGCTCGGCCTCAACGGCACGCCTCCTGCATAG
- the accD gene encoding acetyl-CoA carboxylase, carboxyltransferase subunit beta has translation MNWLTNVVRPKIRNMLRRETPENLWIKCPDSGQLVFYKDVEANQFVIPGSNYHMRMGAVARLKSIFDNETWFDVALPDVTPDPLKFRDEKKYVDRVKDARARTNLNDAVKVGYGKLEGAGVVIAVQDFDFMGGSLGMAAGEALVRGLELAVEKKSPFIVFAASGGARMQEGILSLMQMPRTTVGVQMLREAKQPYIVVLTNPTTGGVTASYAMLGDVQIAEPGALIGFAGARVIEQTIREKLPEGFQRAEYLKEHGMVDMVVHRHELRPTLARLCRLLTRAPAQEGASKSVQPVVSPAQIVSAAETAPAAPHA, from the coding sequence ATGAACTGGCTTACCAATGTGGTCCGGCCGAAAATCCGCAACATGCTGCGGCGGGAGACGCCGGAGAATCTGTGGATCAAGTGCCCGGATTCCGGGCAGCTGGTGTTCTACAAGGACGTCGAGGCCAACCAGTTCGTCATCCCCGGCTCGAACTACCACATGCGCATGGGCGCGGTGGCGCGGCTCAAGTCGATCTTCGACAACGAGACCTGGTTCGACGTGGCCTTGCCCGACGTCACGCCCGATCCGCTGAAGTTTCGCGACGAGAAGAAATACGTCGACCGCGTCAAGGACGCGCGCGCGCGCACCAATCTGAACGATGCGGTCAAGGTCGGCTACGGCAAGCTCGAAGGTGCCGGCGTCGTCATCGCCGTGCAGGATTTCGATTTCATGGGTGGTTCGCTCGGCATGGCTGCCGGTGAAGCCCTCGTGCGCGGGCTCGAGCTCGCGGTTGAGAAGAAGTCGCCGTTCATCGTGTTCGCCGCGTCCGGCGGCGCGCGCATGCAGGAAGGCATCTTGTCGCTGATGCAGATGCCGCGCACCACGGTCGGTGTCCAGATGCTGCGCGAAGCAAAACAGCCCTATATCGTCGTGCTGACCAACCCGACCACCGGCGGCGTCACCGCATCCTATGCGATGCTCGGCGACGTGCAGATCGCCGAGCCCGGCGCGCTGATCGGCTTTGCCGGCGCGCGCGTGATCGAGCAGACCATCCGTGAAAAGCTGCCTGAGGGCTTTCAGCGCGCCGAATATCTGAAAGAGCACGGCATGGTCGACATGGTCGTGCATCGCCACGAATTGCGTCCGACCCTGGCGCGGCTCTGCCGCCTCCTGACCAGGGCGCCGGCGCAGGAAGGCGCGTCGAAATCGGTGCAGCCTGTCGTCAGCCCGGCGCAGATCGTATCGGCCGCTGAGACGGCGCCGGCTGCGCCGCACGCGTGA
- the trpA gene encoding tryptophan synthase subunit alpha gives MTTRIDTRFAELKKVGRSAFVTFVMAGDPDPATSLEIIKALPKSGADVIELGMPFTDPMADGPSIQAAGLRALKVGMTLKKTLDLVRDFRKDDNATPIVLMGYYNPIYIYGVDKFPVDAKSAGIDGLIIVDLPPEEDDELCLPAMKAGLNFIRLATPTTDDKRLPAVLANTSGFVYYVAITGITGAAAADATAVSGAVARIKRHTKLPVCVGFGIRTPENAQAIASHANGAVVGTALVDALKNSLDAEGRATAKTVNAVAELTAALAQGVKGAKQAAE, from the coding sequence GTGACCACGCGTATCGACACCCGTTTCGCCGAGCTGAAAAAAGTCGGCCGCTCGGCCTTCGTCACTTTTGTGATGGCTGGCGATCCCGATCCGGCGACGTCGCTCGAGATCATCAAGGCGCTGCCGAAGTCGGGCGCCGACGTGATCGAGCTCGGCATGCCCTTCACCGATCCGATGGCCGACGGTCCGTCGATCCAGGCGGCGGGCTTGCGCGCGCTCAAGGTCGGCATGACGCTGAAGAAGACGCTCGACCTCGTGCGCGACTTCCGCAAGGACGACAATGCGACGCCGATCGTGCTGATGGGCTATTACAATCCGATCTACATCTACGGCGTCGACAAATTCCCTGTCGATGCGAAGAGCGCCGGCATCGACGGCCTGATCATCGTCGATCTGCCGCCGGAGGAAGACGATGAGCTGTGCCTGCCCGCAATGAAGGCCGGCCTCAACTTCATCCGCCTGGCGACGCCGACGACCGACGACAAGCGCCTGCCGGCCGTGCTCGCCAACACCTCGGGCTTCGTCTACTACGTCGCCATCACCGGCATCACCGGTGCGGCGGCGGCCGACGCGACCGCTGTGAGCGGCGCGGTCGCCCGCATCAAGCGCCATACCAAGCTGCCGGTCTGCGTCGGCTTCGGCATCCGCACGCCGGAAAACGCCCAGGCCATTGCCTCGCATGCCAACGGTGCCGTGGTCGGCACCGCGCTGGTCGATGCGCTCAAGAACAGTCTCGATGCCGAAGGGCGCGCAACCGCCAAAACCGTTAACGCCGTGGCTGAGCTGACCGCGGCGCTGGCCCAGGGCGTCAAGGGCGCGAAACAAGCGGCCGAATAG
- the trpB gene encoding tryptophan synthase subunit beta translates to MNIAKPNSYRSGPDERGHFGIFGGRFVAETLMPLILDLEKAYTAAKADPAFQAEMNGYLKNYVGRPSPLYFAERLTEHLGGAKIYLKREELNHTGSHKVNNVLGQIMLARRMGKKRIIAETGAGQHGVATATLCARFGLECVVYMGAVDVERQQPNVIRMEMLGAKVMPVQSGTRTLKDAMNEALRDWVTNVHDTFYCIGTVAGPHPYPTLVRDFQSIIGNETRTQMQEVEGRLPDSLVACIGGGSNAMGLFHPFLDDPSVEIFGVEAAGHGLTQLHAASIAGGRPGVLHGNRTYLLMDADGQIQDAHSISAGLDYPGIGPEHSWLHEIGRVNYLSATDDEALAAFQLLSKLEGIIPALEPAHAIAKVMELAPKRPRDHLMVVNLSGRGDKDVPQVGDILKGKTK, encoded by the coding sequence ATGAACATCGCCAAACCAAATTCCTATCGCAGCGGTCCCGACGAGCGCGGCCATTTCGGCATCTTTGGCGGACGCTTCGTCGCCGAAACCCTGATGCCGCTGATCCTCGATCTGGAGAAGGCCTACACCGCGGCCAAGGCCGATCCGGCCTTCCAGGCCGAGATGAACGGCTATCTCAAGAACTATGTCGGCCGGCCCTCGCCGCTCTATTTCGCCGAGCGTCTCACCGAGCATCTCGGCGGCGCCAAGATCTATCTGAAGCGCGAAGAGCTCAACCACACCGGTTCGCACAAGGTGAACAATGTGCTCGGCCAGATCATGCTGGCGCGACGCATGGGCAAGAAGCGCATCATCGCCGAGACCGGCGCCGGCCAGCACGGCGTCGCCACCGCGACTCTGTGCGCGCGCTTCGGCCTCGAATGCGTGGTCTATATGGGCGCCGTCGACGTCGAGCGGCAGCAGCCCAACGTGATCCGCATGGAGATGCTGGGCGCCAAGGTGATGCCGGTGCAGTCGGGCACGCGCACGCTGAAGGACGCGATGAACGAGGCGCTGCGCGACTGGGTCACCAACGTGCACGACACCTTCTACTGCATCGGCACGGTGGCGGGCCCGCATCCCTATCCGACGCTGGTGCGCGACTTCCAGTCCATCATCGGCAACGAGACCAGGACGCAGATGCAGGAGGTCGAGGGCCGCCTGCCGGATTCGCTGGTCGCCTGCATCGGCGGCGGCTCCAATGCGATGGGCCTATTCCATCCGTTCCTCGACGATCCCTCCGTCGAAATCTTTGGGGTCGAGGCCGCGGGCCATGGACTGACGCAGCTGCATGCGGCCTCGATCGCGGGCGGCCGTCCCGGCGTGCTCCACGGCAACCGCACTTATCTCTTGATGGATGCCGACGGCCAGATCCAGGACGCGCATTCGATCTCGGCCGGTCTCGACTATCCCGGCATCGGCCCCGAGCATTCGTGGCTGCACGAGATCGGCCGCGTCAATTATCTCTCCGCGACCGATGACGAGGCGCTCGCCGCGTTCCAGCTGCTCTCCAAGCTCGAAGGCATCATTCCCGCGCTCGAGCCCGCACACGCCATCGCCAAGGTGATGGAGCTCGCGCCGAAACGGCCGAGGGATCACCTGATGGTCGTCAATCTCTCCGGCCGCGGCGACAAGGACGTCCCGCAGGTCGGCGACATCCTGAAGGGCAAGACCAAGTGA